The following proteins are co-located in the Candidatus Methanogranum gryphiswaldense genome:
- a CDS encoding RNA-binding protein — protein MSNLLKMSDEVIMKMKELEDARNVAIACSRLVIRSTKTVIHSLQIGTPDLDAIKNMDCLMKNLIESVKKEPEILHSGVVEDAMMEYAEARLFIAIINDKNIPSYIELDISPQSWAMGLCDALGELRRLLLTRLMASDLNGAKDLFSRMEEVSDTIMIFDVPDAIAPIRRKQDTARGIMEKTRSDMTAATMILSIQH, from the coding sequence AACTCGAGGATGCAAGAAATGTTGCAATCGCTTGTTCAAGATTGGTCATAAGAAGCACGAAAACTGTGATTCACTCACTGCAGATAGGGACCCCGGATCTTGATGCCATCAAAAATATGGATTGTCTCATGAAGAATCTAATTGAATCTGTGAAAAAAGAACCAGAGATCCTTCACAGCGGTGTGGTCGAAGATGCCATGATGGAATACGCAGAAGCCAGACTTTTCATTGCGATAATAAATGACAAAAATATCCCTTCATACATAGAACTTGATATATCACCGCAGTCCTGGGCAATGGGGCTTTGCGATGCACTTGGAGAATTAAGAAGACTTCTCCTAACTCGTCTTATGGCATCCGACCTGAATGGAGCAAAGGACCTGTTCTCGAGAATGGAAGAAGTATCGGATACGATCATGATCTTTGATGTACCTGATGCCATCGCACCCATTAGAAGAAAACAAGACACGGCAAGAGGCATTATGGAAAAGACCCGCTCGGATATGACCGCAGCCACCATGATACTGAGTATTCAACATTAA